The Acinetobacter shaoyimingii DNA segment TAACTCTTATTACATATCGAGGTTGCTATGGCGATTCGCCGTATTGAAGGTTTATTACATCTCGCGAGCGAAGATCGTTACGCGATTTTAGTTGGTCGTTTTAACAGCTTTGTTGTTGAACATTTACTAGAAGGTGCAATTGATACGTTGCATCGTCATGGTGTATCCGACGATAATATCACTGTCATTCATGCACCAGGCGCATGGGAATTACCCGTTGTTGCAAAAAAACTCGCAGCTTCTGGTAAATTCGATGCCATCATTGCCTTAGGCGCAGTTATTCGTGGTAGCACTCCACATTTTGACTTCGTTGCAGGTGAATGTGCCAAAGGTTTAGGTGTGGTTGGTTTAGAAGCTAGCTTACCTGTAATCAATGGTGTATTAACGACAGACAGTATCGAACAAGCGATTGAACGTTCTGGTACAAAAGCAGGCAATAAAGGTGGCGAAGCTGCCCTTACTGCAATTGAAATGGTTAACTTGCTAAAGGCGATCTAAAGCATGTCGCAGACACTCCAAGCTACTTATGCAGCAAAACGCAAAGCACGTCGTTTTGCTGTACAAGGGATTTATGAATGGCAAATGAGCCACAACCCTGTGCATCAAATTGAAGCGCGTACACGTGCTGAAAATGCCATGCATAAAGTGGATCTCAGCTATTATCATGAATTGCTCACGCAAGTGGTCGAAAATCATGAAGCATTGGATGCGTTATTAATTCCAGTACTCGATCGTGAGATCAGTGCATTGGATGGTGTTGAACTTGCAACATTGCGTCTTGGCGCATACGAATTGAAAGAACATCTTGAAATTCCGTACCGTGTTGTCTTGGACGAAGCGATTGAACTCGCTAAACACTTTGGCGGTGCTGACAGTCACAAATACATCAATGGTGTATTAGACCGTTTAGCGCAAAGCCTGCGTGAAGCAGAAAAGCAACAAGCTAAATAAGTTGTTGTTGAAATGGCTGAGTTTTCTATCATTGATACATATTTTAATCGTAAGAATGCAAATTCGGTCGATTTAGGTGTTGGTGATGACTCAGCCCTGCTCACCCCTCCTTCAAATCAACAATTGGTCATCTGCGCAGATACATTAGTTGCAGGACGACATTTTCCTCTCGATACTGATCCTCATGCTATAGGCTGGAAAAGTGTTGCTGTAAATCTCTCTGATATTGCTGCGATGGGTGCAAAACCTCACAGTATTTTACTCGCATTGAGCTTACCCCAAATTGATCATGATTGGCTGAAAGGTTTTAGTCAGGGTTTATATGATTGTTGCGATCAATTTGGTGTGAGTTTAATTGGTGGTGACACCACCCAAAGCCCACACCTCACCATTTCTGTTACTGCCTTAGGCTGGATTGAGCAAGGACAAGCTGTAACACGCTCAGGTGCTCAAGTTGATGACTTAGTCGTGGTCAGTGGTTCAGTCGGTGATGCGGCGTTTGCACTTCAACATTTGGGACACCCCTTGCAACAACGTTTGGATTATCCAACACCACGTTGTGAATTAGGACAATTATTGAAAGGCTTAGCCAACAGTATGATCGATGTCTCTGATGGTTTAGCACAAGATTTAAAGCATATCTTGGATGCATCAGAAGTTGGTGCTATTCTAAATTTAGATCAACTTCCAATTAGTGATGCATTAAAAAGCCTCCCTTTAGAACAACAATGGCAATATGCACTCGCAGGTGGTGATGATTATGAGTTGTGCTTTACAATAAATCAGCAAAACTACGCCAAACTTTTGCACTTACACCCCAATGTAATGACTACAATCATCGGCAAAATAACGGCGCAGTCTGACTTACAATTTGAAAAAGATGGATTAGTTCACTTGCTTCAGTTTGATGGATATCAACATTTTGCATAAACCACCGATTATTTTTAAAGAGATGAGTTTTGCCCAGCGTTGCATCGTATTTTGCGGCGTAGGTTTTGGCTCAGGTTTATTACCGAAAGCACCAGGCACTTTTGGTTCTGCTTTTGCATTGTTGTTCGTACCTATCTGGCTATGGCTCGGTTTTCATGCAAGTGTGATTGCTATACTTATCATGTCACTCGTTGGTATTTATATTTGTGGCAAAACCGCAAATATCATGGGTGTGCATGATGATGGTCGTATTGTTTGGGATGAGTTTGCAGGTCAATCCATCACCTTTCTTCCTTTAATCTATTGGGGACACATGAGTTGGCTTTGGGTCATCATTGGTTTCGCCTTATTTAGATTATTTGACGTATGGAAACCTTGGCCCATTCGTGTCATTGACAGACGTGTCGGTGGCGGATTCGGCATTATGTTTGATGACATCATTGCGGGTCTTTGGGCTGCAATATGCATTTTGATTTATTTAAATATATAGATATGGCTTAAGCCAGAGTTGTAGGGTGTTTTATGTCAACCACTGTCGTTATTCTTGCCGCAGGAAAAGGTACTCGCATGCGCTCAAGCTTGCCAAAAGTACTCCAACCTCTAGCAGGACGTCCCCTTCTTGGGCATGTGATTGAGACCGCCAAAAAAATTAAAGCAAACAATATCATTACAATTTTTGGTCATGGTGGTGATTTGGTTCAACGTGCTTTTGCACATGAAAATATTCAGTGGGTTGAACAAGCGGAGCAACTTGGTACAGGCCATGCTGTCAAAGTCACCTTACCTGTATTGCCAAAACAAGGCGTGTCACTCATTTTGTCTGGTGATGTGCCATGCGTACAACAAAGTACTTTGCAAAACTTGGTCGATGTTTCAACTCAAACAGGAATTGGTATTGTCACGCTGACCCTCGATGATTCTACCGGTTATGGTCGTATTGTTCGTGTCGACAACAAAATTCAAGCCATTGTTGAACATAAAGATGCAAGCGATGAACAGCGTCAAATTAAAGAAATTAACACGGGAATTTACTGTGTCAGCAATGCTAAATTGCATGAATGGTTACCCAAGTTAAGCAATAACAATGCTCAAGGTGAATATTATCTGACAGATATTGTTGCAATGGCATTGGCCGATGGAATTGAAATTGCATCGATTCAACCTGAGCTTGCTTTTGAAGTTGAAGGGGTCAATGATCGTGTGCAATTGGCAGCATTAGAACGTGAATTCCAAGCGTATCAAGCAAAAAAACTGATGCAACAAGGGGTTCATATTATTGATCCATCTCGTTTTGATTTACGCGGTGAATTAACTGTAGGTCAAGATGTTCGTATTGATATCAATGTCATCATTGAAGGTCATTGTACCTTTGGTGATAACGTTGAAATTGGTGCTGGCTGTGTGATTAAAGACACCAGTATTGCGGCAGGAACAGTGGTGCAACCTTATAGTATTTTTGATAAGGCAGTACTTGGTGAAGCTGTTCAAATTGGTCCTTTCGCCCGTTTACGACCAGGTGCAAAACTTGACAACGAAGTGCATATTGGCAACTTTGTGGAAGTGAAAAACTCAACAGTAGGTTTAGGCTCTAAAGCCAATCATTTTGCCTATTTAGGTGATGCTGAAATTGGTGTGAGTACCAATATTGGTGCTGGTACCATCACCTGTAACTATGATGGTGCAAATAAACATAAAACCATTATTGGCGATAATGCCTTTATCGGTACCAACAACTCCCTTGTTGCACCTATCAAAATTGGTCATGGTGCGACAACTGGTGCAGGTTCTGTCATTACCCATGATGTAGCTGACAACAGTTTAGCTTTTGAACGTGCTAAACAAGTGTCCAAAGAAAATTATCAACGTCCCCAAAAGGTCAAAAAATAAGAGGTAATCCATATGTGTGGTATTGTTGGCGGCGTTGCTGAACGTAGTATTACAAATATCTTAATTGAAGGCTTAAAACGTTTAGAATACCGTGGCTATGACTCTGCTGGTTTGGCGCTCGTCAATCACGGTCATGTTTTACGTGAACGTCGTGTTGGTAAAGTAATTAACCTAGAACAAGCAGTCAATGAAGCTGAAATTCTAGGTTCTTTAGGTATTGCACATACACGCTGGGCAACGCATGGCAAACCAACAGAAAAAAATGCTCATCCGCATATTTCTGGTCAAGTTGCCGTTGTACATAACGGGATCATTGAAAACTACCAAGAACTTAAAGATGATCTTGAAGCTTTAGGCTATGTATTTACCTCTGAAACTGATACAGAAGTCGTTGCACATTTAGTTCACGATGCTTTGAAATCTACACCAAATTTACTGAAAGCTGTTGAACAAGTTGTTCCTCAACTCAAAGGTGCTTTTGCACTCGGTATTGTGCATACCGACTATCCAAATGAATTGATTACGGTTCGTGAAGGTTCACCGCTGGTGATTGGTGTGGGTATTGGTGAAAACTTTATTAGTTCTGACCAACTTGCATTATTGCCGATCACTAACCGTTTCATTTACCTTGAAGAAGGCGATATTGCACGTTTAACTCGTGACAGTATTGAAGTATTTGTAAATGGTCAGCTGGTGCATCGTCCAATCAAAGAACTTGATGCAACAGTGAGTAATGCTTCTAAGGGTGAATACAAACACTACATGCTCAAAGAAATTTATGAGCAACCTGAAGCGATTCAACAAACTATTTCTCAAGCATTAAATGGCAACTTGCTACGTGACGATTTCTTAAAAGATGCCAACGCAGATTTTGCAAAAATCCAAAACGTACAAATCATTGCCTGTGGTACAAGTTATCATGCAGGGATGATTGCGAAATATTGGTTTGAGCAACTGATTAACTTACCGTGCCAAGTCGAAATTGCCAGTGAATTCCGATACCGCTCACCCGTGATTGTGAACAATACGCTTTATGTATGTATCTCTCAGTCTGGTGAAACAGCAGATACCTTAGCTGCGCTGCGTGATACGCAAAGACGTGCAACTGAGAAGAAGCTTGATATCGCAACATTTACTATTTGTAATGTCGCAACCTCTTCGATGGTGCGTGAAACAGACCATAACTTGTTAACATTGGCAGGTCCTGAAATTGGTGTTGCTTCTACCAAAGCTTTCACCACTCAACTTGCAGCGCTCATGCTTTTAGTGCTCAAAATTGGTCAAGTGAAGAATTCAATTGCTCAGCAACAAGTATCAAGTATCATCTCTGACTTATGGCATACGCCTAAAGTGATTTTAGATACATTGCAAAAAGATAAAGCAATTTTGCGCTTATCTGAATTGTTCAAAGAAAAACAACATTGTTTATTCTTGGGTCGTGGTACTGAGTTCCCTATTGCGCTTGAAGGTGCATTAAAACTCAAAGAGATTTCTTATATTCATGCTGAAGGTTATGCGGCGGGTGAATTGAAACATGGTCCGTTGGCACTGGTAGATAATGAAATGCCAGTGGTGATTTTAGCGCCTCAAGATGACATGTTGGATAAACTGAAATCGAACATGGAAGAAGTTCAGGCACGTGGTGGCGAATTGTTTGTTTTTGCCGATGAAAATAGCGGAATCAAAGAAAAAGACCGTCAACATGTGGTCTATATTCCAACCATCAATGCACTTTTAGCACCGTTGGTTTACAGTATTCCAGTGCAGTTGTTGTCTTATCATGTGGCTGTGCTTCGTGGTACCGATGTCGACCAACCACGTAATCTTGCAAAATCAGTGACGGTTGAATAATTGAATTTTATTCAATGCTTTATGTTGTATGAGAGTAATAAAGTTTCATACTGAGTAATAAAGTCTCATACTGAGTAATAAAGTGTAATACTGAATTGCTCAAAAAATCCACACAAGCTATGCTCTAAACAGCATGATGTGTGGATTTTTTTATGGCCAACTTTAAGAACACACAAAATCATGAACTCAAAATTCAAAAATGGATTAAAGAAGGACGAGGACAGGGTTTTGGAAATAGCTATAAACCTTGGCTCACAATTCGAGATGTGAGTTCAGAAGGTCGATCTCACCGGGTTTTTGGTCATAAAAGCCAAAGAACTCATCACCTTCTCTCTGATCTAGAACTTTCTACTTTCCTATTACTAGAGTGGCATTCAACGACTATCGATATCCGAGAACAATACCCCTTAGACATCGAAAAAACTCTAGAAATTGCGAAGACAATAGGAATTCCTCACCCTAGATTTGGGAAACACTATCAAATCATGACAAGTGATTTTTTAGTGGATACACATAATGCAATAAAACCCAAATTTGTAGTCCAAGTTAAATATTCAAATGCTCTCAATGACCCTCGCACAATAGAAAAAATAGAAATTGAACGACAATATTGGAAACAGCAAAACATACCTTTTTATATTTTTACCGAGCACCAAGTTCCTAAGACTGTTAGCCAGAACATCCAATGGTTATACAGTTCAATAAATACTACGGAACTAAGTGAAAAAGATACGCTAGATAAACTTAATTTTTATTCAGATATTTTCATTAAACATAAATCTAAAAAGATTAATGAATTAGCGAGAACGATTGATCAAAAATATCATTTTGAGTTAGGACAATCGTTAAGAGAAATTAGAGACTTACTGGCTCAAAGGTATTTCATATTTGATCTTAATATTTCTTTTAAGGATTTGAACACAGACCATATTCAATTAGGCGAGCTTAATATTTGGAATGAGGTACTTCATGCTGAAAATCAATGAAGTATTAAGTTTTGAAAGCTCTTTATTTAGGATTTTAACGATCCTACCTGACTCTGTGATTTGGATTAGTCTTGACTTGGAAAATTGTATGAGAGTAATAAAGCTTCATACCAAGTATTAAGGTGTCATACTGAACAATAAAGTTTAATACTATAATGTTCAAAATTAAGATAAAAAGGTGAGCTTATGAATTATTTTTCAGATAATCCGAGAGATGTTGGAATTACAGTTATTGGTGGTCTTACAGGTCATGGAGATATGACTCAAGCAGAACTTGATCAAAAGATTGAAGATGTTAAAGAATCATTACGTGCGAAAAAACCTTTAATTATGGATGAATTTTGGGATGCACAAAAGTCAGATGCAATTGACGAATTGAGTAAAAAGCATCCTCCTTTCAAAGTGGGTAATAATAATTAAGTTTTCTAGTATGAAACTTTATTACCCCAAAACACTTTAAAAGATTCATATTTAATTAATTGAGTATGAATCTTTTTTATTTATTGGCTTGTATGCTGTCACATGAAATCAAAGGCTTGAAGGTAATTCAGTATGATTCTTTTTTACTCTTGTACAAAAATGCTTTTCCAATTGAAGTTAGTAGAACAGAAATCTTAAAAGGTTTGGAAGACGGCAATATTGAAAGAGCAATAGACCCACATGAGTCACTTGCTTTCATTCAGCCTGAGAAGGAATCAGTACAAGAAATAAAACGTGACCAAAATTATGCACTTATTTATCCTCTGATCTCTCATGAATTATTTTATATTCCAGTACAAAGAGGAAAAATAATTAGCGAAATCATGAATCAACATGAAGTAACCAAACAAACTATTTATCGCTTAGCTCGCAGATATTGGCAAAGAGGACAAACTCCTAATGCATTGCTTCCTGATTACAGAAATAGCGGAGCTAAGGGTCAAAAAAGAATAGCTAAAGACAAAAAATTAGGTCGACCTCGTATCCATAATAGTGAACAAGGCATTAATGTTAATGAGAACATTGAAAAACTTTTCTATCGCACCATTAAATTATTCTTTTTAAAAGACAACAAACATTCACTCCCATTTGTATATCGAAAATTTCAAACCACATATAAAAATCTCTATCCTGATATAGCAGAATCAGATATTCCAACAATATGGCAGTTTAAGTATTACTACGAAAAAGAATTCAAAAAAATTGAAAGCATAAAATCTCGTATTGGTACATCCAGCTACCGAAAGGACTATCGTCCTTTGCAATCAACGTCTAACGCTCAAGTCACAGGCCCTGGTGCACGTTATGAAATTGATGCCACGATCGCTGATATTTATCTTGTTTCCAATTCAAATCCAGAAAGTATCGTTGGTAGACCCACCATTTACTTTGTGATTGACGTCTTCAGTAGATTAGTCGCAGGCTTTTATATAGGTTTTGAACCACCTTCATATTTAGCTGCAATACAAGCATTGAATATAGCGATGACCGATAAGGTTCAGTATTGTGCTGAGTATGGGATCTCAATTCAGCCAGAAGATTGGCCAGCTGTTGGTCTACCTGATGCTTTACTCGCGGATCGAGGAGAACTACTCGGTTATCAAATCGAAGTCTTAGAAAAAACTTTCGCTGTAAGACTCGAAAATGCGCCAGCTAGACGTGGTGATGCTAAAGGCATAGTGGAACAGGCTTTCAATACGTATCAGGCTTATTTCAAAAAAGAAGGTAAAGGAAATGGTGTTGTTGAAGGCACCACTGTAAAAAAGACTGGTGGTAATGATTACCGTCGAGATGCCACATTAAATATTCACCAATTTACTGAAATCATTCTTGCCTGCATCATCTCGCACAATCAATTTCATGTGTTAAAGACATATGACCGTGAGTCAGACATGCCTAATGACTTACCAACTATTCCCTTACATTTATGGAATTGGGGTATTCAAAACAGAACAGGAAAATTGAGGAGTGTTCCAGAGGAAGCACTCAGAATCGCATTATTGCCACGTACTAAAATCACAATATCAGACTTAGGCATAAAAGCATTTGGTCTTTACTACCTAGCGAAAGAAGTACTTGATCTCGGTTGGTTACATCGTAAAACAGGAAGTTCTCGTCCTCAAAACCTTGAAGCTGCATATGATCCTTACTCAGTGAATAAAATTTATATTTTTCCGAAAGATAATAGTCTCGAATATTGGATAGGGTCTCTGTCCGATCGATCGAGAGAATTTATAGATTGTACTTTGTGGGAAGTCAAAGAAAGGCAAAAAGCCCAAAAAGAGCACCTTGTACAGCACGAACTAGAGGCTTCAAAAAAACGAAGAGAGCTTGAAGCTTTTATCAGTGAAAAACTTAAAACTAAGCTTCTGAAGAGTCCAATTAAACCATCTCAACGAATCGCTGAAATCACTGAAAATAAAGCAAAAGAAAAAAATATTGAACGCAAAGCTAAGGTAAAACAGCAAGAAATAGTGGATACCAATATTATTCCAATGTCTAAACTGAAAACCTCAATTAAGCCTCAAGCTGCTGAAACGGTTCATTATCCAGACTTAACAGACGAATTATTTGGTGAGGATGAATAAATGACTTTGCCATTAAATTTTATTCAAGCACGTTACACTCCTAGTTTTGGTGAATATAAAGACAATCCATTTATTGAAGCTCTACCACCAATCATGCAAGAAATTGCAGATATCAAAGCTAATCTGATTGGTAAGGTGGACTTTAATCCTGAGGATATTCTGAGATCTAAGAACGAAAGAATTCATCTTTCATCTCAACTTCTTCATCAATTTTTTCAACCCATTACTCGGCATATTTCATTAGAACAAAAAATTGCAATATTAATTCGTCAAGGCTATGTCGGGCGCAATATTGCTGATGGGAAATTACACCAACATTTGCAAAACGGTTATGAGCGTATTATGTCGGGAGATATTAATGCCTTTCGTTTTGATGCACCAAAATCTACAGCTTTAAGCTATTCACTGATCGGTTGTTCAGGAAGTGGCAAAAGTACAACCCTACAGCGAATTCTGAACCTATATCCTCAAGTGATTTATCATGAAAAATATAACTTCACTCAACTCGTTTATCTCAAAATAGACTGCCCTCATGATGGCTCATTAAAAAATCTATGTTTGCATTTCTTTAAGGCAATTGATGTTGCATTAGGAACAGATTTTGAAAGAAAAGTTGCCTTAAAAAGATTAGGAATCGAAGCTCTACTCAACTATATGCGTCAAATTACCAATACCTATGCTATTGGTGTACTCGTCATTGATGAAATCCAACATCTGAGTGTTAAAAATTCAGGTGGTGCTGAAAAAATGCTGAACTTCTTTGTCACCTTAATCAATGTTGTAGGTTTGCCAGTGGTTATGGTCGGCACACCCAAAGCCAAATTTATATTTGATGGAGATCTGCGTTCAGCACGTCGTGGGGCTGGTTTCGGGGCTGTTATATGGGAACCTATGAAGAATATTCCTCCATTATCAAATACTACGACGAGAACAGAATGGATGGCTTTCACCAATGCCCTTTGGAAATACCAATGGCTAACCAATAAAGAACAACTGAGTGAAGAAATTCGAGACTGTTGGTATGAACTGTCTCAGGGCGTACTGGATATAGTCGTTAAACTTTTTGTTTTGGCTCAATGCCGAGCGATCATGACAGGACTAGAAAGAATAACGCCGAGTTTGCTTAGACAAGTCTATGAGGATGAACTTAAATTTGTCCATCCAATGATAGAAGCGCTTAAGTCTGGGGATCCTAATCGCATTGCACTTTATTCTGACTTAACTATTCCATATGTGGACAAAACATTACTTTTACTTCAGAAAAAAATAGAAGAAGAACAAGAAAAATTTGAACAATATAATGGAAATGTACATGCACAAAGATTGCATAATCTACTGATTGCCACTGGATATTCAGAATCTAAAGTGATTTCTGTAATCAAAAAAGCCTTTGTCGATTTCCCTCATCTCAATATGCAAGAACTCATGCCTATCGTTTCGAATTGGCTTACTGAAGTTGAGGTGGATAAAGAAATCAAACCTGAAAAAATGAATATCAGAAAAATAAAACAGAGCGAATGGATGACCTTACCATCAGATGATTTAAGGTTTAAGTTTTCTCAAAAGCACAAATCCCAAAATTTTTATGACGTTCTTCAATCAAGTGATTTAATTTTTGATACTCAAACTTGGGTACAATCAATGTAATAGTGGAATTGGCATGTTGAACTTTCCTACACCATATCCCAATGAGTTAATTTACAGCACGATAGCACGAGCTGGAATTCACCATGCTATTACAAGTCCTAAGCAATTACTCGAAGAAGTATTTGCTAATCGTAAGGTCATTGCCACGATTGACTTACCTAGCCATCTAACATGTCTTTTAACGCATTTATCACCGAACTACACACTTGAAAAGATTGTTTATGAACATACACTTTTTCCAATCCACGCTCTATTTTCTCCTGAAAATACACGGTTAAAATGCCTTCACTGGATGGGGAGTCAATCAAAAGGTTCTATCCATTTAGCATTAGGCGTTGCGGCATCCAAAGTTAAACAGATAACAACACATCGATATTGTCTCTATTGTTTAGAAGAACAATATCGCCAATATGGAGAATTCTTTTGGTCAAGAGTTTGGTATATCCAAGGCGCAAATTGTTGTAGCAAACATAAAGTTAAATTGTCAGAATTTTTACCACCAGCCCATTTGAATGGACGACATCAATTTATTCCTGCAAGTTTCATCCTAGATCGCAAGAAACCTTATACCCCTGCTCATGAGTTAGATCTAATCGTGAGTAGACGTGTTGATGAACTCTTAAAACTTCCTCCAACAACATCACCTACCTTTCATCAATGGAGTCAATTCTATCAGCGTACTGCAAAACGATTAGGTTTCAACAGAGGTTTTAAACACATTGATCATTCAAAAATTCATGTAGAAGTTATAAAAACATGGGATTTAAAATGGTTACAGCAACATGACCTAGATGAACTGGAGTCTGAAACATGTTGGCTTAGAGCTGTTTTTAGAAAGCATCGTAAGTCATTCAGTTATCTTGAACATGTTATTGTCTTAGAGACGTTTTTACCTAAAGACTGGACATGGGTAGCCATTCTGGGTGAAATTCATCAATTACCTGCTAAGTACTCTAATACTGATACACCTAGTGAAAGAACTAAGTGCAAAGACATATTGATGCTCAAAGAAAAACGTAATGAATGGATGTCTTTGATTAAAAATTTTGGAATAAAACCTTCTAGAGCCAAAAATGCTGCCTTATATGCATGGCTTTATCGAAATGATAAAACTTGGTTACTTACAAAAAATAGAAGCTTTCATGCTTTGCCCGCAAGTATTCCAAAGAAAGTAGATTGGCCTCTTAGGGATTGGCAAATGGTGAGGCGATTATTCAAAATATTCTATCAATCATTAGACGATTTGAGTTTACCTAGGCAATCTAGAAACTGGTATCTCAAGCAACTACCGCAACACTCCACCGTAGAGAAAAACCTATATCAGCTGCCCTTAACACATAAATTTTTGAGTACTTTTTCAGAAGATATTAGCTCTTATCAAATCCGAAGAATTACTCGAACCATTATTCAATTTCAAAAAATTAATCAACACCAAGCGAGTTGGCAATTATTACGATATTCGGGATTAAGTGAAGAACGATTAACAGATGAAGCACTCAAATTCCTAAATCAAATTAAAAGGATTAATCATGGCTAAGATAAGTCACATCGCTAAGAATATGAAAATAAAAAAGATTGGTTCTTTGTTTAAAAAACATAACTCAGGCAGTTGGGCAATAAATTTAGCTTTGGAAAATGAAAATAAAATACCTGAGACGACTTTCACTAATTTTTCTAATGCAAAATTATTAAGAAAAAATAGCCACATCAACCCCACTCAAGAATATCCCAAAGGCTACAATTTACGCTTTAAAATTAGTTCAACTCAAGATTGGCTATCTTCTGTCAATAATACAAACTTACCGAAAGGAAAGTTTCTAGAACATTATTTCTTGTTTGATGCAGTCCGTGTGGATCAATTCGGTCAGCCAATGTCCGAAACCATCAAAATTAAGCTCCCTCAATTTGAACTTGCTCGATCTCTGTTTTTCTACACTCCATATTTAGCAAGATCAGCAATTATAGAGAATAGTTTGAGCATCGATTTTGATATTGTTTCAAATCAAAATCATTATCTCATCAATATTTTACCAGCTTGCTCATACCCTATTTCTCATTTCAATGATTCAGGTATTCGACGCATCTTATCTTGGATTCTTCTTGATCCTGAGATTCGACAAGCTTTTGAAAGTATCAGTCAGTTTTGTACCAAATATGGCTATGACGCTGACCAATATCGTATATGGAGTTTTTGTTTTAATCCCCCTCAACTCAATGGAGTGATCTTTGATTCATATGGCTATTACAAGGCTGAAACTTCTGAGTTTTTTGTCAATGAAATATCAGGTTTCGAAAGAATCTCAAGCCGAATTTCTAAAGAAGTTGAGTTCTATAGCGATAAATTCACTGAGTCTAAATCAGGTGGTAAAGGCGAAAACTCTTCAGGAACTAAAAATAATGGAAAAGAACCGACCATCAAAGATGATGAAGATGGCAATAGCGATGATGTTCAAATTATTGATGTTGAACCGACACACTTCGACTTCCTAGAAGCAATTGAAACACGTAAAACTTCAAAAAAATCTAGACATAGAAACCATGGTACAAAAGATCAAGACCTACCATCTAACAATGCAAGACCGCAAGTCAGTACTAATGAGCCTATTTCTGAGGGTACTATCCCCTCTGCTGAATTTAATGGTGTTGAAGATGAAACTGAAGATCTTCATCTGTATCTTGATCGATTTTCTGCATTTCAACAAATGATTGATTTGTTTTGCAAAGAAAACTCAGTTAAAAATTTTAGCTTTCAACTTCACAAATTACCTAACATTCAAGGCCACTCC contains these protein-coding regions:
- a CDS encoding Tn7-like element transposition protein TnsE — translated: MAKISHIAKNMKIKKIGSLFKKHNSGSWAINLALENENKIPETTFTNFSNAKLLRKNSHINPTQEYPKGYNLRFKISSTQDWLSSVNNTNLPKGKFLEHYFLFDAVRVDQFGQPMSETIKIKLPQFELARSLFFYTPYLARSAIIENSLSIDFDIVSNQNHYLINILPACSYPISHFNDSGIRRILSWILLDPEIRQAFESISQFCTKYGYDADQYRIWSFCFNPPQLNGVIFDSYGYYKAETSEFFVNEISGFERISSRISKEVEFYSDKFTESKSGGKGENSSGTKNNGKEPTIKDDEDGNSDDVQIIDVEPTHFDFLEAIETRKTSKKSRHRNHGTKDQDLPSNNARPQVSTNEPISEGTIPSAEFNGVEDETEDLHLYLDRFSAFQQMIDLFCKENSVKNFSFQLHKLPNIQGHSKHIKTDGNPRCVAEVSFQFNGQNIVILEVDTSDNKKPISTRVLSLKDMNQWNQTDRAKVFELVITQCLRWPKGIFKHISSKNSTLNHPRMNSKNQEISDSELAHWANRMTLILNANT